The following proteins come from a genomic window of Vidua chalybeata isolate OUT-0048 chromosome 2, bVidCha1 merged haplotype, whole genome shotgun sequence:
- the LOC128783482 gene encoding folate receptor gamma-like isoform X2, with product MAAALAVPLAVALVLLAAEAVKEPLLNVCMDAKHHKSEPGPEGRLFEQCSPWKDNACCTANTTLEAHKDQSYLYNFNWNHCGVMPPKCKRHFIQDMCLYECSPNLGPWIEQADSSWRRERILHVPLCREDCEEWWQDCKDALTCKENWHKGWNWATGTNRCPWGSMCRPFSQLFPRPKDLCEKIWSSSFQYSREPRGSGRCIQMWFDPAQGNPNVAVAKFYAWRKRSSPAPGSGRAARALPCSELLLLPLALVLLPGGSGLPATPL from the exons ATGGCAGCGGCGCTGGCCGTGCCTCTGGCGgtggctctggtgctgctggctgccgAGGCGGTGAAGGAGCCGCTGCTGAACGTCTGCATGGACGCCAAACACCACAAGAGCGAGCCGGGCCCCGAGGGGAGGCTGTTCGAGCAG TGCTCCCCCTGGAAGGACAACGCCTGCTGCACAGCCAACACCACTCTGGAAGCCCACAAGGACCAGTCCTACCTCTACAACTTCAACTGGAACCACTGTGGGGTGATGCCACCCAAATGCAAGCGCCACTTCATCCAGGACATGTGCTTGTACGAGTGCTCCCCCAACCTGGGGCCCTGGATTGAGCAG GCTGACAGCAGCTGGCGTCGGGAGAGGATCCTCCACGTGCCCCTCTGCAGGGAGGACTGCGAGGAGTGGTGGCAGGACTGCAAGGACGCCCTCACCTGCAAGGAGAACTGGCACAAGGGCTGGAACTGGGCTACAG GAACCAACCGCTGTCCCTGGGGCTCCATGTGCAGACCCTTCAGCCAGCTCTTCCCCCGCCCCAAGGACCTGTGTGAGAAGATCTGGTCCAGCTCCTTCCAATACAGCCGCGAGCCCCGGGGCAGCGGGCGCTGCATCCAGATGTGGTTCGACCCTGCCCAGGGCAACCCCAACGTGGCTGTGGCCAAGTTCTACGCCTGGAGAAAGAGATCCTCCCCGGCTCCCGGGAGCGGCCGGGCCGCGCGGGCGCTGCCCTGCTccgagctgctcctgctgcccctggcccTCGTGCTGCTCCCCGGGGGCTCGGGGCTCCCTGCGACCCCTCTGTGA